One Qipengyuania gaetbuli genomic region harbors:
- a CDS encoding ABC transporter ATP-binding protein has product MNSPVVELRGLTRSFEQGGERIDVLRGVNLRIMPGEIVALLGPSGSGKSTMLQAVGLLEGGFGGEIVIAGHSAEKSDANARTTLRRNHLGFVYQFHHLLPDFDARENVVLPQLVAGKPREEAEARAEELLRALGLGHRLTHRPSQLSGGEQQRVAVARGLANRPALVLADEPTGNLDEATSDKVLEQFLALVRGEGSAALVATHNERLASRMDRVVRLHDGVLE; this is encoded by the coding sequence ATGAATAGTCCGGTCGTCGAACTCAGGGGCCTGACCCGCAGTTTCGAGCAGGGCGGCGAGCGCATCGACGTGCTGCGCGGCGTCAACCTGCGCATCATGCCCGGCGAGATCGTGGCGCTGCTCGGCCCGTCGGGTTCGGGCAAGTCGACCATGCTCCAGGCCGTGGGCCTGCTCGAAGGCGGGTTCGGGGGCGAAATTGTGATCGCCGGCCATTCGGCGGAGAAATCCGATGCCAATGCGCGCACGACGCTGCGCCGCAACCACCTGGGCTTCGTCTACCAGTTCCACCACCTGCTTCCCGATTTCGACGCGCGCGAGAACGTCGTCCTGCCGCAGCTCGTGGCAGGCAAGCCGCGTGAAGAGGCGGAGGCGAGGGCGGAGGAACTCCTGCGCGCACTTGGCCTCGGGCATCGCCTGACGCACCGGCCGAGCCAGCTTTCGGGCGGCGAACAGCAGCGCGTGGCAGTCGCCCGCGGGCTCGCCAACCGGCCTGCGCTGGTGCTGGCCGACGAACCGACGGGCAACCTCGACGAGGCTACCTCGGACAAGGTTCTCGAGCAGTTCCTCGCGCTGGTCAGGGGCGAAGGCAGTGCGGCGCTGGTCGCCACGCATAACGAGCGCCTGGCAAGCCGGATGGACCGAGTGGTCCGCCTGCACGACGGCGTGCTGGAATAG
- a CDS encoding glutathione peroxidase has product MTTIADFTVADNKGREVDLSEKLGKVLLVVNTASKCGFTPQYDGLEKLYQDYGDKGFEVMAFPCNQFGNQEPGDADEIEQFCKVNFGLTFPLMAKVDVNGDKASPLFDWMKNEKPGLMGSKSIKWNFTKFLIDREGNVVKRYGPNDAPKAIAKDIEKLL; this is encoded by the coding sequence ATGACCACGATCGCCGATTTCACCGTTGCCGACAACAAGGGCCGCGAGGTCGATCTGTCGGAAAAGCTCGGCAAGGTGCTGCTGGTCGTCAACACCGCCAGCAAGTGCGGCTTCACGCCCCAGTACGACGGGCTGGAAAAGCTCTACCAGGACTACGGCGACAAGGGCTTCGAGGTCATGGCCTTTCCCTGCAACCAGTTCGGCAACCAGGAACCGGGCGATGCCGACGAGATCGAGCAGTTCTGCAAGGTCAACTTCGGCCTGACTTTCCCGCTGATGGCGAAGGTTGATGTGAACGGCGACAAGGCCAGCCCGCTGTTCGACTGGATGAAAAACGAGAAGCCGGGCCTGATGGGGTCGAAATCGATCAAGTGGAACTTCACCAAGTTCCTCATCGACCGGGAAGGCAATGTGGTGAAGCGTTACGGCCCCAACGATGCGCCCAAGGCCATCGCCAAGGATATCGAAAAGCTCCTGTAA
- the dnaE gene encoding DNA polymerase III subunit alpha — translation MPYKPFVPLRVLSAYSMLEGAIDPKAMAKLAKEHGFPAIAIADRNGLYGAVMFANACKAEGVQPIIGTLLGVARDEEGRIVDYLPLYAQDEAGYDNLCHLVSRAHLDRPLEFEPHVRLSDLEGHTDGLIALTGASEGGVTRLLAEGQVSHATAMLDRLEALFPGRLYIELARRGNEAEEAAENALIDLAYERDLPLVATNPANFAEPHMYKAHDAMLCIANSTHVDAEERAKSNPEAYVKTAHMMEEGFADLPEAVSNTLVIAQRCAFAPPYRNPILPSLAGDLEGEARMLEEDARKGLAKRLEPYGEMSDEELKVYVDRLDYEVGIINQMGFPGYFLIVADFIKWAKDQDIPVGPGRGSGAGSLVAWALTITDLDPIKLGLLFERFLNPERVSMPDFDIDFCETRRGEVIRYVQAKYGHDHVAQIITFGKLKARAVLRDTGRILQMSYGHVDRICKMVPNHPTDPWTLPRALNGAADFKAEYDNDNEVKRLVDLAMQLEGFPRNSSTHAAGVVIGDRPLAKLVPLYRDPRSDMPVTQYDMKNVESSGLVKFDFLGLKTLSVLKKATDLLKKREIDIDLSQLPLDDPAVYDLMKAGNTVGVFQLESEGMRRTLTAVKPTNFGDIIALVSLYRPGPMDNIPLFGKRKAGEVPIEYPHPKLEEILAETYGIFVYQEQVMQAAQILAGYSLGDADLLRRAMGKKVQAEMDAQRERFVAGCKDVSGIDKAKANELFDLIDKFAGYGFNKSHAAAYALLAYQTAWLKAHYPEEFFAASMCFDMHQSEKLTIFVDDARRQGIAVEPPCLNRSEAEFTVEQTDDGYAVRYALAGIRNVGEKAMEAIVAEREAAGPFESLQDLFERIPKGSLNSRQLEALACAGALDALEPNRAKVFENADMLLAVADAAERERSSGQAALFGGEDQPGETLRLKEVEDWPRAERMARERENFGFYFSAHPVAAWKQVASANGARSYASLMAGGAPAGGRSNAVMAAMVEKVNKGTTRRGKPFIRADFSDASGQFSAACFEEGMVEKFMKWAEDQTCVLLQVELDSPSPDEPPRITVRGGTPLAEVRGSMPMIMTLDVLDGSALEELKAELLAAMGGQDEVLVTLRTGEAADPVMRLGRNFSLDGELAERLASVPSLAKVQLDKRRGGAHLRLVN, via the coding sequence ATGCCTTACAAGCCCTTCGTTCCCCTGCGCGTGCTGTCCGCCTATTCGATGCTCGAAGGGGCGATCGACCCCAAGGCGATGGCCAAGCTGGCGAAGGAACACGGCTTTCCCGCCATCGCGATTGCGGACCGCAACGGACTTTATGGTGCGGTCATGTTCGCCAATGCCTGCAAGGCCGAAGGCGTGCAGCCGATCATCGGCACGCTGCTGGGCGTGGCGCGCGACGAGGAAGGGCGGATCGTCGATTACCTTCCGCTCTATGCGCAGGACGAGGCTGGCTACGACAATCTCTGCCATCTCGTCAGCCGCGCGCATCTCGACCGCCCGCTGGAATTCGAACCGCACGTCCGACTGTCCGACCTCGAAGGTCATACGGACGGATTGATCGCCCTGACCGGCGCGAGCGAGGGCGGGGTGACACGCCTGCTGGCCGAGGGGCAGGTCAGCCACGCCACTGCCATGCTGGACCGGCTGGAGGCTCTGTTCCCCGGCAGGCTCTACATCGAATTGGCCCGGCGCGGGAACGAAGCGGAAGAGGCAGCCGAAAACGCACTGATCGACCTCGCCTACGAACGCGACTTGCCGCTCGTCGCGACGAACCCTGCGAACTTTGCCGAACCGCACATGTACAAGGCGCATGACGCCATGCTGTGCATCGCCAATTCGACCCATGTCGATGCGGAAGAACGGGCCAAGTCCAATCCCGAAGCCTATGTGAAGACCGCGCACATGATGGAAGAAGGCTTTGCCGACCTTCCCGAAGCGGTGTCCAACACACTCGTCATCGCCCAGCGCTGCGCTTTCGCGCCGCCTTACCGCAATCCCATCCTGCCCAGCCTTGCAGGCGACCTCGAAGGAGAGGCGCGGATGCTGGAAGAGGACGCGCGCAAGGGTCTTGCCAAGCGTCTCGAACCCTATGGCGAGATGTCGGACGAGGAGCTGAAGGTCTATGTCGACCGGCTCGACTACGAAGTCGGCATCATCAACCAGATGGGCTTTCCCGGCTACTTCCTGATCGTTGCCGACTTTATCAAATGGGCGAAGGACCAGGACATTCCCGTGGGGCCGGGGCGTGGTTCGGGTGCAGGCAGCCTGGTGGCCTGGGCGCTGACGATTACCGATCTCGACCCGATCAAGCTGGGCCTGCTGTTCGAGCGTTTCCTCAATCCCGAACGCGTGTCGATGCCCGACTTCGATATCGACTTCTGCGAAACGCGCCGCGGCGAGGTGATCCGCTACGTGCAGGCCAAGTACGGCCACGATCACGTCGCGCAGATCATCACCTTCGGTAAGCTGAAAGCGCGCGCCGTGCTGCGCGATACGGGCCGTATCCTCCAGATGAGCTACGGTCATGTCGACCGCATCTGCAAGATGGTGCCGAACCATCCGACCGACCCGTGGACCCTGCCGCGCGCGCTCAACGGCGCGGCGGATTTCAAGGCCGAATACGACAACGACAACGAGGTGAAGCGCCTCGTCGACCTGGCGATGCAACTGGAGGGCTTCCCGCGGAACAGTTCGACCCACGCGGCCGGCGTGGTGATCGGCGACCGTCCGCTGGCGAAGCTGGTGCCGCTTTACCGCGATCCGCGCTCCGACATGCCGGTGACGCAATACGACATGAAAAATGTCGAAAGCTCCGGTCTCGTCAAATTCGACTTCCTCGGCCTGAAGACGCTGTCGGTGCTCAAGAAGGCCACCGACCTCTTGAAGAAGCGCGAGATCGACATCGATCTCTCGCAGCTGCCGCTCGACGATCCGGCGGTCTACGACCTCATGAAGGCGGGTAACACGGTCGGCGTGTTCCAGCTGGAATCGGAAGGCATGCGCCGCACGCTGACTGCGGTGAAGCCGACCAATTTCGGCGACATCATCGCGCTCGTCTCGCTCTATCGTCCGGGCCCGATGGACAACATCCCGCTGTTCGGCAAGCGCAAGGCAGGCGAGGTGCCGATCGAGTATCCGCACCCCAAGCTCGAGGAAATCCTCGCCGAAACCTACGGCATCTTCGTCTACCAGGAACAGGTCATGCAGGCCGCGCAGATCCTCGCCGGATACTCGCTCGGCGATGCAGACTTGCTGCGCCGCGCGATGGGCAAGAAGGTCCAGGCGGAAATGGATGCTCAGCGCGAACGCTTCGTGGCCGGGTGCAAGGACGTGTCAGGCATCGACAAGGCCAAGGCGAACGAGCTGTTCGACTTGATCGACAAGTTCGCCGGCTACGGCTTCAATAAGTCGCACGCCGCCGCCTATGCCTTGCTCGCCTACCAGACGGCGTGGCTGAAGGCGCATTATCCGGAAGAATTCTTCGCCGCGTCCATGTGCTTCGACATGCACCAGTCGGAAAAGCTGACGATCTTCGTCGACGATGCGCGGCGGCAGGGCATCGCGGTCGAGCCGCCGTGCCTCAACCGTTCGGAAGCCGAATTCACCGTCGAGCAGACCGATGACGGATATGCCGTGCGCTATGCGCTGGCAGGCATCCGCAACGTCGGCGAAAAGGCGATGGAGGCGATCGTCGCCGAGCGCGAGGCGGCGGGCCCGTTCGAGAGCCTGCAGGACCTGTTCGAGCGCATCCCGAAGGGCTCGCTCAATTCGCGCCAGCTGGAAGCGCTCGCCTGTGCAGGTGCGCTCGATGCGCTGGAGCCCAACAGGGCGAAAGTGTTCGAGAATGCCGACATGCTGCTCGCCGTGGCCGACGCTGCCGAGCGCGAGCGTAGCAGCGGGCAGGCGGCGCTGTTCGGCGGCGAGGACCAGCCCGGCGAGACGCTGCGCCTGAAGGAGGTCGAGGACTGGCCGCGCGCCGAGCGCATGGCGCGCGAACGCGAGAATTTCGGCTTCTACTTCTCCGCCCATCCGGTCGCGGCCTGGAAACAGGTCGCATCGGCCAATGGCGCGCGTTCCTACGCCTCGCTGATGGCCGGCGGCGCGCCTGCCGGCGGGCGCTCCAACGCCGTGATGGCGGCCATGGTGGAGAAGGTGAACAAGGGCACCACGCGCCGCGGCAAGCCCTTCATCCGCGCCGATTTCTCCGATGCCTCCGGCCAGTTCAGCGCGGCCTGTTTCGAGGAAGGCATGGTCGAGAAGTTCATGAAATGGGCGGAAGACCAGACCTGCGTGCTGCTGCAGGTCGAACTCGATTCCCCGAGCCCCGACGAACCGCCGCGCATCACCGTGCGCGGGGGCACGCCGCTGGCCGAAGTGCGCGGCTCCATGCCGATGATCATGACGCTCGACGTGCTCGACGGATCGGCGCTGGAAGAGCTCAAGGCGGAATTGCTCGCGGCCATGGGCGGGCAGGACGAAGTGCTGGTGACGCTACGGACCGGCGAAGCGGCCGATCCGGTCATGCGGCTGGGGCGCAATTTCTCTCTCGACGGCGAACTCGCCGAACGCTTGGCAAGCGTGCCGAGCCTTGCCAAGGTGCAACTCGACAAGCGGCGAGGCGGGGCACACCTGCGACTCGTCAACTGA
- a CDS encoding long-chain fatty acid--CoA ligase, with protein MLGAMQDWTMRVTHVIDHAAREAPDREIVTRWADGSETRTDWQGIRTDALKMAQALQALGLRKGDKVASLAMNHSRHLVSWYGVAGMGGVLHTVNPRLFDDQLEYIVNHAEDRVMVYDAAFQPIVDRMRDRWTTVEHYICFDSGEHTTSFEDWIAAQSGDFQWVAGSERDPCMICYTSGTTGNPKGVQYEHRSTVLHAMAGLQPAAFNFSASSVMLPVVPMFHAASWGLPYAGAMAGIKFVFSAVNDPAVLHEMMLKEGVTDSAGVPTVWLAHFQYCDANGIDLPPLKAATIGGSAAPKFMIERLMKNGTRVQHAWGMTETSPIGTVGGPTHDWENLSLEERVVKTMKQGRPIFGVELRTVDLDDNTKVLPRDGETSGALQIRGPWVVKRYFKAEEDAVTEDGWFDTGDVGVLHPDGTLQLTDRTKDVIKSGGEWISSVELENAAVGHPAVAEAACIGMFHPKWDERPVLFVVKKEGADCSDRDVIDYLADKVAKWWLPDAVEFVDDIPHTATGKISKKDLRDRFADYKLADG; from the coding sequence ATGCTCGGAGCGATGCAGGACTGGACCATGCGCGTCACCCACGTGATCGATCACGCGGCGCGCGAGGCACCTGACCGTGAAATCGTCACCCGCTGGGCCGACGGCAGCGAGACGCGCACCGACTGGCAGGGTATCCGCACCGACGCGCTGAAGATGGCGCAGGCGCTGCAGGCGCTGGGTCTGCGCAAGGGCGACAAGGTCGCCAGCCTCGCGATGAACCACTCGCGCCACCTCGTCAGCTGGTACGGCGTGGCGGGCATGGGCGGCGTGCTCCACACGGTGAACCCGCGCCTGTTCGACGACCAGCTCGAATACATCGTCAATCACGCGGAAGACCGCGTGATGGTCTATGACGCGGCCTTCCAGCCGATCGTCGACCGGATGCGCGATCGCTGGACTACGGTCGAACACTACATCTGCTTCGACAGCGGCGAGCATACGACTTCGTTCGAGGACTGGATCGCCGCGCAGTCGGGCGACTTCCAGTGGGTCGCCGGGAGCGAGCGTGACCCGTGCATGATCTGCTACACCAGCGGCACGACCGGCAATCCCAAGGGCGTCCAGTACGAACACCGCAGCACGGTGCTGCACGCCATGGCCGGCCTGCAGCCCGCGGCATTCAATTTCAGCGCTTCGTCCGTGATGCTTCCCGTGGTGCCGATGTTCCATGCGGCGAGCTGGGGCCTGCCCTATGCAGGCGCGATGGCGGGCATCAAGTTCGTCTTCTCGGCCGTGAACGATCCTGCCGTGCTGCACGAGATGATGCTCAAGGAAGGCGTGACCGACAGCGCGGGCGTGCCGACTGTATGGCTTGCGCATTTCCAGTATTGCGACGCCAATGGCATCGACCTGCCGCCGCTGAAGGCCGCGACGATCGGCGGCTCTGCCGCGCCCAAATTCATGATCGAGCGCCTGATGAAGAACGGCACCCGCGTCCAGCACGCCTGGGGCATGACCGAAACCTCGCCCATCGGCACGGTCGGCGGCCCGACGCACGACTGGGAGAACCTCAGCCTCGAAGAGCGCGTGGTGAAGACCATGAAGCAGGGCCGCCCGATCTTCGGCGTCGAACTGCGCACGGTCGACCTCGACGACAACACCAAGGTCCTGCCGCGCGACGGCGAGACTTCTGGCGCGCTCCAGATCCGCGGGCCCTGGGTGGTGAAGCGCTATTTCAAGGCCGAAGAGGATGCCGTGACCGAGGATGGCTGGTTCGACACCGGCGACGTTGGCGTGCTCCATCCCGACGGCACGCTGCAGCTGACCGACCGCACCAAGGACGTGATCAAGTCCGGCGGCGAATGGATCAGCTCGGTCGAGCTGGAAAACGCCGCCGTCGGCCATCCGGCAGTCGCGGAAGCCGCCTGCATTGGCATGTTCCACCCCAAGTGGGACGAACGTCCGGTGCTGTTCGTGGTGAAGAAGGAAGGAGCCGATTGCTCCGACCGCGACGTGATCGACTACCTCGCCGACAAGGTCGCCAAGTGGTGGCTGCCCGATGCGGTCGAATTCGTCGACGACATCCCGCACACGGCCACCGGCAAGATCAGCAAGAAGGACCTGCGCGACCGGTTCGCGGACTACAAGCTGGCCGACGGCTGA
- a CDS encoding pseudouridine synthase, giving the protein MARLILLNKPYGVLSQFTGGKDGVDDTLAHLVDVPGVYPAGRLDKDSEGLLLLTDDGRLQSRIAEPRYKLPKTYLVQVEGEVGDEALERLARGLELNDGMTRPARAKRIDPPPLWDRDPPVRYRKSVPDSWIALEITEGRNRQVRRMTAAVGLPTLRLVRWRIGEWSLDGIAPGTYRELQV; this is encoded by the coding sequence GTGGCGCGCCTGATCCTTCTCAACAAGCCCTACGGTGTGCTGTCGCAGTTCACCGGGGGCAAGGACGGCGTGGACGACACGCTGGCGCATCTCGTCGATGTGCCGGGCGTCTATCCGGCGGGCCGCCTCGACAAGGATAGCGAAGGGCTGCTGCTGCTGACCGACGACGGGCGGCTGCAATCACGCATCGCCGAACCGCGCTACAAGCTGCCCAAGACATACCTGGTGCAGGTGGAAGGCGAAGTCGGCGACGAGGCGTTGGAACGTCTTGCCCGGGGCCTCGAACTCAATGACGGCATGACCCGACCTGCACGCGCCAAGCGGATCGACCCGCCGCCGCTGTGGGACCGCGATCCGCCGGTACGCTATCGCAAGAGCGTTCCCGACAGCTGGATTGCGCTGGAAATCACCGAGGGCCGCAACCGGCAGGTGCGCCGGATGACCGCGGCCGTCGGCTTGCCCACCTTGCGGCTGGTCCGCTGGCGCATCGGCGAGTGGAGCCTCGACGGCATCGCACCGGGGACATACCGTGAATTGCAGGTCTAG
- a CDS encoding DUF1330 domain-containing protein, whose product MSDTYIDPSPTNFAAFKDLPRDEPIHMLNLLRYRDLAEYPEGHEHAGKGWSGRRAYEEYGKTSGPIFRRVGGSIVWRGAFQTVVTGPEAMQWHDGFVAQYPHAGAFFEMIKDADYQKAVVNRTAALADSRLVRFKPGVAGEGFG is encoded by the coding sequence ATGAGCGACACCTATATCGACCCGAGCCCGACCAATTTCGCCGCCTTCAAGGACCTGCCGCGCGACGAGCCGATCCACATGCTCAACCTCCTGCGCTATCGCGATCTCGCCGAATATCCCGAAGGCCACGAGCACGCCGGCAAGGGCTGGAGCGGGCGGCGCGCCTACGAGGAATACGGCAAGACCAGCGGCCCGATCTTCCGCCGCGTGGGCGGGAGCATCGTCTGGCGCGGCGCGTTCCAGACGGTGGTGACGGGACCGGAAGCGATGCAATGGCACGACGGCTTCGTCGCGCAATACCCGCATGCCGGAGCCTTCTTCGAGATGATCAAGGATGCGGACTACCAGAAGGCAGTCGTGAACCGCACGGCGGCGCTGGCGGACAGCAGGCTGGTGCGCTTCAAGCCCGGCGTTGCAGGGGAAGGGTTCGGGTAG
- a CDS encoding spinster family MFS transporter produces the protein MNKNSSPVAAQSTRLVLWTLLVVYILNFLDRQIVNILAEPIKQDLGLSDTQIGLMTGLAFALFYTFLGIPIARYADNPKFSRTTLISISLAFWSGMTALCGLAQNFGQLLLARIGVGVGEAGCTPAAHSLITDTVPAEKRSSAMAFYGLGIPIGSLLGMAMGGLLADAYGWRTAFLVAGVPGIIMAVAVPMLIREPRRHSPAAASEHAPMPNAPGAAAAVPGEPPAALPARDALREILRSKAMVQFLVAAGLVAFLSYGKTVWATIYFIRSHGLSPGETGLWLGISAGLAAMLGTWGGGWIADRYGSRDPRHILTAPALGLVIGAPILFFGYAAADWRFGLVMIVVATVLNSFYYGPTYACVQGLVRPQARAMATAVMLFAQNLIGLGLGPLFFGMLSDAFAPVAGEDSVRWVLYGAAWLGLVPAFFFWRARAHLASELGKA, from the coding sequence ATGAACAAGAACAGCTCTCCCGTCGCCGCGCAGTCTACACGGCTCGTCCTCTGGACACTGCTCGTCGTCTACATCCTGAACTTTCTCGACCGGCAGATCGTCAATATTCTGGCCGAACCGATCAAGCAGGATCTCGGCCTGTCGGACACCCAGATCGGCCTGATGACCGGGCTCGCCTTTGCCCTGTTCTACACGTTTCTCGGCATCCCGATCGCGCGATATGCCGATAACCCGAAGTTCAGCCGCACCACGCTGATTTCAATTTCGCTCGCCTTCTGGTCGGGCATGACGGCCCTGTGCGGCCTTGCACAAAATTTCGGCCAGTTGCTGCTCGCGCGGATCGGTGTGGGGGTGGGTGAGGCAGGGTGCACGCCTGCCGCCCATTCGCTCATTACCGACACGGTGCCGGCAGAAAAGCGGTCTTCGGCGATGGCTTTCTACGGTCTGGGAATCCCGATCGGCAGCCTGCTCGGGATGGCGATGGGAGGCCTCCTTGCCGATGCTTACGGTTGGCGCACCGCATTCCTGGTTGCAGGCGTGCCAGGCATCATCATGGCGGTCGCGGTGCCCATGCTGATCCGCGAACCGCGCCGACACAGCCCGGCCGCGGCGAGCGAGCACGCGCCCATGCCCAACGCACCGGGCGCGGCCGCAGCGGTTCCGGGCGAGCCGCCCGCCGCTCTGCCTGCCCGCGACGCGCTGCGGGAAATCCTGCGCTCCAAAGCTATGGTGCAATTTCTGGTTGCCGCCGGGCTGGTGGCTTTCCTGTCCTACGGCAAGACCGTCTGGGCTACGATCTACTTCATCCGGTCGCACGGCCTTTCCCCGGGGGAAACCGGGCTGTGGCTCGGCATCTCGGCCGGGTTGGCGGCCATGCTCGGGACATGGGGCGGCGGCTGGATCGCCGACCGCTACGGCTCGCGGGACCCGCGCCATATCTTGACTGCGCCCGCGCTGGGCCTCGTGATCGGCGCACCGATACTGTTCTTCGGTTATGCGGCCGCCGACTGGCGCTTCGGCCTCGTGATGATCGTCGTCGCGACGGTTCTCAACAGCTTCTACTACGGCCCGACCTATGCCTGCGTGCAGGGGCTGGTGCGTCCGCAGGCAAGAGCGATGGCGACCGCTGTCATGCTGTTCGCGCAGAACCTGATCGGACTGGGACTGGGACCGCTGTTCTTCGGCATGCTGTCGGACGCCTTCGCGCCCGTTGCAGGCGAGGACAGCGTGCGCTGGGTGCTCTACGGAGCAGCATGGCTGGGCCTAGTGCCGGCCTTCTTCTTCTGGCGTGCGAGGGCGCATCTGGCGTCGGAACTCGGCAAGGCGTGA
- the merB gene encoding organomercurial lyase, whose translation MRTEPLTPFELQVRGELTRAIAELGYAPTNEALGERIGAPVATVERALKRLNDAHALQLHPHCCKPWAVHPFALSPASCWVEAGARGWWANCLYCGMGIAAAIGEDAAIHTRLGGEGEPVVVHIENQNVQERELLFHLSTPVREWWDNVIHACATFQPFRSEAEIDLWCQRHALPRGAVVPMERMWLFASEWYGDYLREPWKKRSVEDASAVFAKHGFEGDFWRLE comes from the coding sequence ATGCGCACCGAACCACTCACGCCATTCGAATTGCAGGTTCGCGGCGAACTCACCCGCGCAATTGCGGAGCTTGGCTATGCACCGACCAACGAGGCGCTTGGCGAGCGGATTGGCGCGCCGGTTGCGACTGTGGAGCGTGCCTTGAAGCGCCTGAACGACGCTCATGCGCTGCAACTGCATCCCCACTGTTGCAAGCCGTGGGCAGTCCACCCCTTCGCCCTGTCCCCTGCCTCTTGCTGGGTCGAAGCCGGAGCGCGCGGGTGGTGGGCAAACTGCCTCTACTGCGGAATGGGCATCGCGGCCGCCATTGGCGAAGATGCGGCGATACACACTCGGCTTGGAGGAGAGGGCGAGCCGGTCGTGGTCCACATCGAAAACCAGAACGTGCAGGAAAGGGAGCTGTTGTTCCACCTCTCGACGCCGGTCCGCGAATGGTGGGACAATGTCATCCACGCCTGCGCGACGTTCCAGCCGTTTCGTTCCGAGGCAGAGATCGACCTGTGGTGCCAGCGCCATGCTCTTCCCCGCGGGGCGGTCGTTCCCATGGAGAGGATGTGGCTTTTCGCGAGCGAATGGTATGGCGATTACCTGCGCGAGCCGTGGAAAAAACGTTCCGTCGAGGACGCCTCGGCCGTCTTCGCCAAACATGGCTTCGAGGGCGATTTCTGGCGCCTCGAATAG
- a CDS encoding PA0069 family radical SAM protein — MEASNESPLRGRGAQSAAVPTRFGLATREADGDWRDHMEALARIEGGPPVKLRTHVTEEHPRTILSFNQSPDIFFDRSINAYRGCEHGCVYCFARPTHAYHDLSPGLDFETRLFAKPNAAELLRATLAKPKYRPRPIAMGTNTDPYQPIERDYRITRQVLEVCLDARHPVTITTKSDRVLDDLDILSEMAQRRLVAVAISVTSLDAKLSGKLEPRAASPAKRLSALQKLVEAGVPTHCSVAPVIPSITDEFMEEIVQRAAAIGVDSVGWIPLRLPHEVAPLFREWLSVHYPERGDKVMGIVQSIRNGKDNDPNFFSRLKPTGVWADLFRARFRLACKRARLGKAKFKLDCTQFRPPAVGGQLRLL, encoded by the coding sequence ATGGAAGCCAGCAACGAGTCGCCCCTTCGCGGGCGCGGCGCCCAGTCCGCCGCGGTCCCGACGCGCTTCGGCCTTGCCACGCGCGAGGCCGATGGCGACTGGCGCGACCACATGGAGGCGCTGGCCAGGATCGAGGGCGGCCCGCCAGTGAAGCTGCGTACCCATGTGACGGAGGAACATCCGCGCACCATCCTCAGCTTCAACCAGTCGCCCGACATCTTCTTCGACCGGTCTATCAATGCCTATCGCGGGTGCGAGCATGGCTGCGTCTACTGCTTCGCGCGGCCGACGCATGCCTATCACGACCTGTCGCCGGGGCTCGATTTCGAGACGCGCCTGTTCGCCAAGCCCAATGCGGCGGAACTGCTGCGCGCCACGCTGGCCAAGCCGAAGTACCGCCCCCGCCCCATCGCCATGGGGACCAATACCGATCCCTACCAGCCGATCGAGCGCGACTACCGGATCACGCGGCAGGTGCTGGAGGTGTGCCTCGATGCGCGCCACCCGGTGACGATCACGACCAAGTCCGATCGGGTACTCGACGACCTCGACATCCTGTCGGAAATGGCGCAGCGGCGCCTGGTCGCGGTCGCCATTTCGGTAACGAGCCTCGATGCGAAGCTGTCGGGAAAGCTCGAACCACGCGCAGCTTCACCGGCCAAGCGACTCTCAGCATTGCAAAAACTTGTCGAAGCCGGTGTGCCGACGCATTGCTCGGTCGCGCCGGTCATTCCCTCCATCACCGACGAGTTCATGGAGGAGATCGTCCAGCGCGCTGCTGCAATAGGCGTCGACAGCGTGGGCTGGATCCCCCTGCGCCTGCCGCACGAGGTCGCCCCGCTGTTCCGCGAATGGCTCTCGGTCCATTACCCCGAGCGCGGCGACAAGGTGATGGGCATCGTCCAGTCGATCCGGAACGGGAAGGACAACGACCCCAACTTCTTCTCCCGCCTGAAGCCGACCGGCGTCTGGGCCGACCTCTTCCGCGCAAGGTTCCGCCTTGCGTGCAAGCGCGCAAGGCTGGGCAAGGCGAAATTCAAACTGGACTGCACGCAGTTCAGGCCACCTGCTGTGGGCGGACAGCTGCGGTTGCTGTGA